One genomic segment of Linepithema humile isolate Giens D197 chromosome 5, Lhum_UNIL_v1.0, whole genome shotgun sequence includes these proteins:
- the LOC137000026 gene encoding uncharacterized protein, with amino-acid sequence MAIKAVHLEVVSDLTSDGFLAALKRFISRRGIPAHIYSDNGTNFIGANNHLKELYALFNSDEHKNRISLFSLEHRITWHFIPPIAPHHGGLWESTVKLFKHHFKRVIGELLFTFEELNTFTIEVEGILNSRPISSISSDPNDPLVLTPAHCLIGRPMNNMPESDFTSVPANRLSTWEHITKVRQDFWSRWSLEYLNEMQIRRKWIKDGDKIDIGMIVLVKEKGLPCMQWALGTVTEIHPGTDGVVRTVTIKTLTGELKRSVKCICPLPIEK; translated from the coding sequence ATGGCTATAAAGGCGGTGCATTTAGAAGTAGTCAGCGATCTGACTAGCGACGGATTCCTCGCAGCCTTGAAACGCTTCATTTCAAGGCGAGGTATCCCGGCACACATTTATTCCGATAACGGAACGAACTTTATAGGAGCAAATAATCATTTGAAGGAGCTATATGCTCTTTTCAATTCCGATGAACACAAAAATCGAATCAGTTTATTTTCACTCGAACACCGCATTACTTGGCATTTCATCCCTCCGATTGCGCCTCATCACGGCGGTCTGTGGGAATCCACAGTAAAACTATTTAAACATCATTTTAAACGCGTCATTGGAGAATTACTATTTACATTTGAAGAATTAAACACGTTTACCATAGAAGTTGAAGGAATATTAAATTCCAGACCGATATCATCTATTTCATCCGACCCTAACGATCCTTTAGTATTAACACCCGCACACTGCTTGATCGGCAGACCAATGAATAACATGCCTGAGTCGGATTTCACGTCTGTCCCAGCCAATCGTCTTTCTACATGGGAACATATAACTAAAGTACGACAAGATTTCTGGTCTCGATGGAGCCTGGAATATCTCAACGAGATGCAAATTCGTCGCAAATGGATAAAAGACGGAGACAAAATCGACATCGGTATGATCGTGCTTGTCAAGGAGAAGGGCCTTCCGTGCATGCAATGGGCTTTGGGCACGGTCACAGAAATCCATCCCGGTACAGACGGCGTCGTGCGCACTGTTACTATCAAGACGTTAACGGGAGAGTTAAAGCGATCAGTGAAGTGCATATGTCCACTtccaattgaaaaataa